In Prunus dulcis chromosome 1, ALMONDv2, whole genome shotgun sequence, the following are encoded in one genomic region:
- the LOC117625045 gene encoding sucrose synthase 2-like isoform X2, translated as MFSKKESLEPLLDFLRTHKHDGHAMMLNDRIHSILRLQSALAKAEEYLSKFPPTTPYSEFQFDLQGMGFERGWGDTAQRVSEMVHLLLEILQAPDPSTLESFLGRIPMVFNVVIVSPHGYFGQANVLGLPDTGGQVVYILDQVRALENEMLLRIKNQGLGVIPKILIVTRLIPDAKGTTCNQRLERVSSTEHTHILRVPFRTKNGILRKWLSRFDVWPYLETFAEDASNEIAAVFQGVPDLIIGNYSDGNLVATLLSYKLGITQCNIAHALEKTKHPDSDIYWKKHEDKYHFSSQFTADLIAMNNADFIITSTYQEIAGSKNNVGQYESHKAFTLPGLYRVVHGIDVFDPKFNIVSPGADMCIYFPYSEKERRLTALHGSIEELLYGAEQNEEHIGMLSDRSKRIVFSMARLDKVKNLTGLVEFYAKSTKLRELVNLVVVGGYIDVKNCRDREEMAEIEKMHGLIKKYNLSGQFRWIVTQMNHARNGELYRYVADTKGVFVQPAFYEAFGLTVVEAMSCGLPTFATCHGGPAEIIEHGISGFHIDPYHPDQVAALLVDFFDQCQKDPGYWERISETGIKRIFERYTWKIYSERLLNLAGVYGFWKHVSKLERRETRRYLEMFYILKYRNLVSSVILPSMTQ; from the exons ATGTTcagtaaaaaagaaagtttggaGCCACTTCTGGATTTCCTTCGTACGCACAAACATGATGGCCAT GCAATGATGCTAAACGATCGGATTCATAGCATATTGAGACTTCAGTCTGCTTTAGCAAAGGCAGAGGAGTATCTTTCTAAGTTTCCTCCAACTACACCATATTCTGAATTTCAGTTTGA CTTGCAAGGCATGGGGTTTGAGAGAGGGTGGGGTGACACAGCACAGCGGGTGTCAGAGATGGTGCATCTGCTCTTGGAAATTCTTCAGGCTCCTGATCCCTCTACCCTGGAAAGTTTTCTTGGGAGGATTCCTATGGTGTTCAATGTTGTCATTGTGTCTCCACATGGCTACTTTGGCCAAGCAAATGTCTTGGGTTTGCCTGATACAGGCGGGCAG GTTGTTTATATACTGGATCAAGTGCGCGCCCTGGAGAATGAGATGCTTCttagaataaaaaatcaagGACTGGGTGTGATACCAAAGATTCTGATT GTTACCCGACTAATACCTGATGCAAAAGGGACAACATGCAACCAAAGATTGGAAAGAGTCAGTAGTACAGAACACACACATATCTTACGGGTACCTTTCAGGACTAAGAATGGAATTTTGCGGAAATGGCTTTCAAGGTTTGATGTGTGGCCTTACTTGGAGACCTTCGCAGAG GATGCCTCGAATGAAATTGCAGCTGTGTTTCAAGGTGTTCCGGATCTGATCATTGGAAACTACAGCGATGGAAATCTTGTTGCAACTCTGTTAtcttataaactaggaattaCACAG TGCAATATTGCTCATGCATTGGAGAAAACAAAGCACCCAGATTCTGATATATATTGGAAAAAACATGAGGACAAGTACCATTTTTCTAGTCAATTCACTGCTGATCTTATTGCAATGAACAATGCTGATTTCATAATCACCAGCACATACCAAGAGATTGCAGGAAG CAAGAATAATGTTGGACAATATGAGAGCCACAAAGCTTTCACTCTTCCTGGGCTGTATCGAGTTGTTCATGGGATTGATGTTTTTGATCCCAAGTTTAATATCGTCTCCCCAGGAGCAgatatgtgtatatattttccatattctgaaaaggaaagaagactTACTGCTCTACATGGCTCAATTGAAGAACTCTTATATGGGGCTGAGCAGAATGAGGAGCATAT TGGGATGTTGAGTGATCGATCAAAGCGTATTGTCTTTTCCATGGCAAGACTTGATAAAGTGAAAAATTTAACTGGACTTGTTGAGTTTTATGCTAAGAGCACCAAGCTAAGAGAACTGGTAAACCTTGTTGTGGTTGGTGGTTACATAGATGTCAAGAACTGCAGGGATAGAGAAGAAATGGCGGAGATTGAAAAGATGCATGGCCTCATTAAGAAATACAATTTGAGTGGCCAGTTTCGATGGATAGTGACCCAAATGAACCATGCTCGCAATGGTGAGCTGTACCGCTACGTTGCAGACACAAAAGGTGTCTTTGTGCAG CCTGCTTTTTACGAAGCTTTTGGCCTCACCGTTGTGGAAGCCATGAGTTGTGGCCTTCCTACTTTTGCAACTTGTCATGGTGGCCCTGCTGAGATCATTGAGCATGGTATTTCAGGGTTCCATATTGATCCCTATCACCCTGATCAAGTGGCTGCACTTCTGGTTGACTTCTTTGACCAGTGCCAGAAGGATCCTGGCTATTGGGAAAGGATATCTGAAACCGGGATTAAACGAATTTTTGAAAG GTACACTTGGAAGATATATTCTGAGAGGCTACTCAACTTAGCTGGGGTTTATGGATTCTGGAAGCATGTGTCTAAGCTTGAGAGACGAGAGACGCGGCGATATCTGGAGATGTTTTACATTCTCAAATACCGAAACCTGGTCAGTAGTGTTATCCTTCCCAGTATGACACAGTAG
- the LOC117616725 gene encoding LOW QUALITY PROTEIN: probable acyl-CoA dehydrogenase IBR3 (The sequence of the model RefSeq protein was modified relative to this genomic sequence to represent the inferred CDS: deleted 2 bases in 1 codon): MDRKALDFDLKALLSYASTNVTGFPPSPSNFTVSKFGHGQSNPTYKLEVSSGASLKRYVLRKKPAGKLLPSAHAVEREFQVLQALGTHTLVPVPKVFCLCSDPSVIGTPFYIMEFLEGRIFLDPKLPGVTPEKRGXLYQATAKALASLHSADVDAIGLGKYGRRDNYCKRQVERWAKQYIASTGEGKPKRNPKMFELIDWLQQHIPLEDSSGAAAGLVHGDFRIDNLVFHPIEDRVIGILDWELSTLGNQMCDVAYSSLPYNVDLGVEHGEGLEQTGVPEGIPSQAQYVAEYCSSSGKPWPSSEWKFYIAFSLFRGASIYAGIYSRWIMGNASGGESAQHAGERANFIIDFAWEFIRRESVLPKHPPSDYLKRSGQESEDQVFSKGGGKFVPGKRVLELRNRLLKFLEDHIYPMEKEFYKLAESTSRWTVHPEEERLKELAKKEGLWNLWIPFDSAARARKLIFDGSNHLLSENTYDRLLGAGLSNLEYGYLCEIMGRSVWAPQVFNCGAPDTGNMEVLLRYGSKEQLLEWLLPLLEGKIRSGFAMTEPRVASSDATNIECSIKRQGDSYIINGIKWWTSGAMDPRCRLLIVMGKTDFNAAMHKQQSMILVDIQTPGVHIKRPLTVFGFDDAPHGHAEVLFENVRVPAKNILLGEGRGFEIAQGRLGPGRLHHCMRLMGAAERGMQIMAQRALSRKVFGKLIAEQGSFRSDIAKCRIELEKTRLLVLEAADQLDRLGNKKARGTLAMAKVAAPNMALMVLDMAMQVHGAAGLSSDTCLAHLWATARTLRIADGPDEVHLGTIAKLELQRAKL; the protein is encoded by the exons ATGGATCGAAAAGCTCTCGACTTCGACCTCAAGGCCTTGCTTTCCTACGCCTCCACTAACGTCACTGGCTttcctccctctccctctaATTTCACAGTCTCGAAg TTTGGGCATGGGCAATCGAACCCGACGTATAAGCTGGAGGTGAGTTCGGGGGCGTCGCTGAAACGCTACGTTTTGAGAAAGAAGCCTGCGGGGAAGTTGCTCCCGTCTGCTCATGCCGTCGAGAGAGAGTTCCAG GTTCTTCAGGCATTGGGTACTCATACACTGGTTCCGGTTCCTAAGGTGTTCTGTTTGTGTTCCGACCCAAGCGTGATTGGAACACCGTTTTACATCATGGAGTTTTTGGAAGGACGCATTTTTCTCGACCCCAAGCTACCG GGTGTAACACCTGAGAAGAGG GGNNNACTTTACCAAGCAACGGCAAAAGCTTTAGCATCCCTACATTCTGCTGATGTTGATGCCATTGGTCTAGGAAAATATGGGCGCCGCGACAACTATTGTAAACGGCAG GTAGAGAGGTGGGCAAAGCAATATATTGCCTCCACTGGTGAGGGCAAGCCCAAGAGGAATCCAAAGATGTTTGAGCTGATTGATTGGTTACAGCAGCACATTCCTCTTGAAGATTCTTCAGGAGCTGCAGCTGGCTTAGTTCATGGGGACTTTCGCATTGACAATCTTGTGTTTCATCCTATTGAG GATCGAGTCATTGGCATTCTTGACTGGGAATTGTCTACTCTTGGAAACCAAATGTGTGATGTTGCGTACAGCTCTTTG CCTTACAACGTGGACCTTGGGGTTGAACATGGTGAAGGTTTGGAACAGACTGGGGTTCCAGAAGGGATTCCGTCTCAGGCACAGTATGTGGCAGAATACTGCTCTTCATCT GGAAAGCCATGGCCATCTTCGGAGTGGAAGTTCTATATTGCCTTTTCTTTATTTCGTGGAGCATCAATTTATGCAGGGATATATAGTAGATGGATCATG GGTAATGCTTCAGGAGGAGAGAGTGCCCAGCATGCAGGGGAAAGAGCTAATTTCATTATAGACTTTGCATGGGAATTTATTAGACGAGAATCTGTGCTTCCCAAGCATCCTCCATCAG ACTACTTGAAAAGATCTGGACAAGAAAGTGAAGATCAAGTATTTTCAAAAGGGGGAGGGAAGTTTGTCCCAGGTAAAAGGGTTTTGGAATTGAGAAACAGGTTGTTAAAGTTCCTGGAAGATCACATATATCCCATGGAAAAGGAATTCTACAAACTTGCTGAGTCTACCTCACGTTGGACAGTCCATCCAGAGGAGGAGAGGTTAAAGGAGCTAGCAAAGAAAGAAGGCCTATGGAACTTATGGATACCT TTTGATAGTGCTGCCAGGGCcagaaaattgatttttgatGGAAGCAATCATCTTCTATCGGAGAATACCTACGATCGCTTATTGGGCGCAGGTCTTTCAAACCTCGAATATGGATATCTTTGTGAGATCATGGGTCGTTCTGTTTGGGCTCCACAAGTGTTCAATTGTGGTGCACCTGACACGGGAAATATGGAG GTATTGTTGCGGTATGGGAGCAAAGAGCAGCTACTTGAATGGCTTCTTCCTTTGCTTGAGGGAAAAATCAGGTCAGGATTCGCAATGACGGAACCTAGAGTTGCATCCTCTGATGCAACCAATATCGAGTGTTCTATTAAAAG ACAAGGAGATTCATACATAATCAACGGAATAAAATGGTGGACAAGTGGCGCTATGGATCCGAGGTGCAGACTTCTTATAGTTATG GGAAAAACCGACTTCAATGCTGCCATGCATAAGCAGCAATCTATGATCTTAGTGGATATCCAAACTCCAGGTGTACACATAAAGAGACCACTTACAGTTTTTGGCTTTGATGATGCACCTCATGGGCATGCAGAAGTACTATTTGAGAATGTACGTGTCCCAGCAAAGAATATTCTACTAGGAGAAGGACGTGGGTTTGAGATTGCACAG GGTAGACTAGGCCCAGGAAGGTTGCACCATTGCATGAGACTGATGGGAGCTGCTGAGCGTGGCATGCAGATAATGGCTCAAAGGGCTCTTAGTAGAAAAGTTTTCGGGAAGTTGATTGCTGAACAGGGCTCATTTCGTTCAGATATTGCAAAG TGTCGAATAGAGCTAGAGAAAACCAGATTGTTGGTTCTGGAGGCAGCTGATCAACTTGATAGACTTGGAAACAAAAAAGCCCGAGGAACTTTAGCAATGGCAAAGGTAGCAGCCCCAAACATGGCGCTGATGGTGCTTGACATGGCAATGCAAGTGCATGGCGCTGCTGGCTTGTCATCCGACACTTGTCTGGCTCATCTTTGGGCCACGGCAAGAACACTGAGAATAGCAGATGGTCCAGATGAAGTCCACTTGGGTACTATTGCCAAGTTAGAACTTCAGAGAGCTAAACTCTGA
- the LOC117625045 gene encoding sucrose synthase 2-like isoform X1: MFSKKESLEPLLDFLRTHKHDGHAMMLNDRIHSILRLQSALAKAEEYLSKFPPTTPYSEFQFDLQGMGFERGWGDTAQRVSEMVHLLLEILQAPDPSTLESFLGRIPMVFNVVIVSPHGYFGQANVLGLPDTGGQVVYILDQVRALENEMLLRIKNQGLGVIPKILIVTRLIPDAKGTTCNQRLERVSSTEHTHILRVPFRTKNGILRKWLSRFDVWPYLETFAEDASNEIAAVFQGVPDLIIGNYSDGNLVATLLSYKLGITQCNIAHALEKTKHPDSDIYWKKHEDKYHFSSQFTADLIAMNNADFIITSTYQEIAGSKNNVGQYESHKAFTLPGLYRVVHGIDVFDPKFNIVSPGADMCIYFPYSEKERRLTALHGSIEELLYGAEQNEEHIGMLSDRSKRIVFSMARLDKVKNLTGLVEFYAKSTKLRELVNLVVVGGYIDVKNCRDREEMAEIEKMHGLIKKYNLSGQFRWIVTQMNHARNGELYRYVADTKGVFVQPAFYEAFGLTVVEAMSCGLPTFATCHGGPAEIIEHGISGFHIDPYHPDQVAALLVDFFDQCQKDPGYWERISETGIKRIFERYTWKIYSERLLNLAGVYGFWKHVSKLERRETRRYLEMFYILKYRNLVKSISLAVDEQH, from the exons ATGTTcagtaaaaaagaaagtttggaGCCACTTCTGGATTTCCTTCGTACGCACAAACATGATGGCCAT GCAATGATGCTAAACGATCGGATTCATAGCATATTGAGACTTCAGTCTGCTTTAGCAAAGGCAGAGGAGTATCTTTCTAAGTTTCCTCCAACTACACCATATTCTGAATTTCAGTTTGA CTTGCAAGGCATGGGGTTTGAGAGAGGGTGGGGTGACACAGCACAGCGGGTGTCAGAGATGGTGCATCTGCTCTTGGAAATTCTTCAGGCTCCTGATCCCTCTACCCTGGAAAGTTTTCTTGGGAGGATTCCTATGGTGTTCAATGTTGTCATTGTGTCTCCACATGGCTACTTTGGCCAAGCAAATGTCTTGGGTTTGCCTGATACAGGCGGGCAG GTTGTTTATATACTGGATCAAGTGCGCGCCCTGGAGAATGAGATGCTTCttagaataaaaaatcaagGACTGGGTGTGATACCAAAGATTCTGATT GTTACCCGACTAATACCTGATGCAAAAGGGACAACATGCAACCAAAGATTGGAAAGAGTCAGTAGTACAGAACACACACATATCTTACGGGTACCTTTCAGGACTAAGAATGGAATTTTGCGGAAATGGCTTTCAAGGTTTGATGTGTGGCCTTACTTGGAGACCTTCGCAGAG GATGCCTCGAATGAAATTGCAGCTGTGTTTCAAGGTGTTCCGGATCTGATCATTGGAAACTACAGCGATGGAAATCTTGTTGCAACTCTGTTAtcttataaactaggaattaCACAG TGCAATATTGCTCATGCATTGGAGAAAACAAAGCACCCAGATTCTGATATATATTGGAAAAAACATGAGGACAAGTACCATTTTTCTAGTCAATTCACTGCTGATCTTATTGCAATGAACAATGCTGATTTCATAATCACCAGCACATACCAAGAGATTGCAGGAAG CAAGAATAATGTTGGACAATATGAGAGCCACAAAGCTTTCACTCTTCCTGGGCTGTATCGAGTTGTTCATGGGATTGATGTTTTTGATCCCAAGTTTAATATCGTCTCCCCAGGAGCAgatatgtgtatatattttccatattctgaaaaggaaagaagactTACTGCTCTACATGGCTCAATTGAAGAACTCTTATATGGGGCTGAGCAGAATGAGGAGCATAT TGGGATGTTGAGTGATCGATCAAAGCGTATTGTCTTTTCCATGGCAAGACTTGATAAAGTGAAAAATTTAACTGGACTTGTTGAGTTTTATGCTAAGAGCACCAAGCTAAGAGAACTGGTAAACCTTGTTGTGGTTGGTGGTTACATAGATGTCAAGAACTGCAGGGATAGAGAAGAAATGGCGGAGATTGAAAAGATGCATGGCCTCATTAAGAAATACAATTTGAGTGGCCAGTTTCGATGGATAGTGACCCAAATGAACCATGCTCGCAATGGTGAGCTGTACCGCTACGTTGCAGACACAAAAGGTGTCTTTGTGCAG CCTGCTTTTTACGAAGCTTTTGGCCTCACCGTTGTGGAAGCCATGAGTTGTGGCCTTCCTACTTTTGCAACTTGTCATGGTGGCCCTGCTGAGATCATTGAGCATGGTATTTCAGGGTTCCATATTGATCCCTATCACCCTGATCAAGTGGCTGCACTTCTGGTTGACTTCTTTGACCAGTGCCAGAAGGATCCTGGCTATTGGGAAAGGATATCTGAAACCGGGATTAAACGAATTTTTGAAAG GTACACTTGGAAGATATATTCTGAGAGGCTACTCAACTTAGCTGGGGTTTATGGATTCTGGAAGCATGTGTCTAAGCTTGAGAGACGAGAGACGCGGCGATATCTGGAGATGTTTTACATTCTCAAATACCGAAACCTG GTTAAGTCCATCTCGCTGGCTGTTGATGAGCAGCATTGA
- the LOC117616724 gene encoding sucrose synthase 2-like, translating into MLYVSLLSSPSPSPSPSPPVSTFSVSLVVPASTMRKSIEDTLAAHRNELVSLLSRYVDRGNGILQPHQMINELENVIAEDEGMQKLKDSPFSIVLQSAQEAIVQTPFVALALRPRPGVWEYVRVNVYELSVDLLSVAEYLRFKEELLDGECNDKYVLELDLEPFNATFPRPTRSSSIGNGVQFLNRHLSSIMFRNKESLEPLLDFLRTHKHDGHAMMLNDRIQSIPRLQSALAKAEEYLSKLPATTPYSDFEFDLQGMGFERGWGDTAQRVSEMVHLLLEILQAPDPSTLETFLGRIPMVFNVVIVSPHGYFGQANVLGLPDTGGQVVYILDQVRALENEMLLRIQNQGLDVIPKILIVTRLIPDAKGTTCNQRLERISGTEHTHILRVPFRTENGIMRKWISRFDVWPYLETFAEDASNEIAAELQGVPDLIIGNYSDGNLVATLLSNKLGISQCNIAHALEKTKYPDSDIYWKKHEDKYHFSSQFTADLIAMNNADFIITSTYQEIAGSKNNVGQYESHTAFTLPGLYRVVHGIDVFDPKFNIVSPGADMCIYFPYSEKERRLTALHGSIEELLYGAEQNEEHIGILSDRSKPIVFSMARLDRVKNLTGLVECYGKSTKLRELVNLVVVGGYIDAKNSRDREEVAEIDKMHDLVRKYNLSGQFRWIAAQMNRARNGELYRYIADTKGVFVQPAFYEAFGLTVVEAMTCGLPTFATCHGGPAEIIEHGISGFHIDPYHQDQVAALLIDFFDQCQKHPGYWEKISEAGLKRIYERYTWKIYSERLLNLAGVYGFWKHVSKLERRETRRYLDMFYILKYRNLVKSIPLAVDEQH; encoded by the exons ATGCTTTATGTGTCCCTCCTCTCCTCACCTTCTCCTTCACCTTCACCTTCACCTCCAGTTTCTactttctctgtctctctggTAGTTCCAGCTTCAACCATGAGGAAGAGCATTGAAGACACCCTCGCTGCTCACCGCAATGAACttgtttctcttctctccag GTATGTTGATCGAGGAAATGGGATACTGCAAcctcatcaaatgataaacgAGCTAGAAAACGTGATTGCAGAGGATGAAGGAATGCAGAAGCTCAAGGATAGCCCCTTCAGTATAGTCTTACAGTCTGCGCAG GAAGCAATTGTTCAAACTCCTTTCGTGGCTCTTGCACTTCGTCCAAGACCTGGTGTATGGGAATATGTTCGTGTTAATGTGTATGAGCTCAGTGTGGATCTTTTGAGTGTTGCAGAATATCTCCGGTTCAAGGAAGAACTTCTGGATGGAGA GTGCAATGACAAATATGTGCTTGAACTTGATTTGGAGCCATTTAATGCAACATTCCCTCGACCAACCCGCTCATCATCAATTGGAAATGGGGTTCAGTTCCTTAACCGTCACTTATCTTCAATTATGTTCCGTAACAAAGAAAGTTTGGAGCCTCTTCTCGATTTCCTTCGTACACATAAACACGATGGACAT GCAATGATGCTAAATGATAGGATTCAGAGCATACCCAGACTTCAGTCTGCTTTAGCAAAGGCAGAGGAATATCTTTCTAAGTTACCGGCAACTACACCATATTCTGACTTTGAATTTGA CTTACAAGGAATGGGATTTGAAAGAGGGTGGGGTGACACAGCACAACGGGTATCAGAGATGGTTCATCTTCTCTTGGAAATTCTTCAGGCTCCTGATCCATCTACTCTGGAAACTTTTCTTGGAAGGATTCCTATGGTGTTCAATGTTGTCATTGTTTCTCCACATGGCTACTTTGGCCAAGCAAATGTTTTGGGTTTGCCTGACACTGGTGGCCAG GTTGTTTATATACTGGATCAAGTACGTGCCCTGGAGAATGAGATGCTTCTTAGAATACAAAACCAAGGACTGGATGTTATTCCAAAAATTCTGATT GTTACCCGACTGATACCTGATGCAAAAGGGACAACATGCAACCAAAGATTGGAAAGAATCAGTGGCACAGAACACACACATATCTTGCGGGTACCTTTCAGAACTGAGAATGGAATTATGCGGAAATGGATTTCAAGGTTTGATGTGTGGCCGTACTTGGAGACCTTCGCAGAG GATGCCTCAAATGAAATAGCTGCTGAGTTGCAGGGTGTTCCAGATTTGATCATTGGAAACTACAGTGATGGAAATCTTGTTGCAACTCTGTTATCTAATAAACTTGGAATCTCACAG TGCAATATTGCTCATGCATTGGAGAAAACCAAGTACCCAGATTCTGATATATATTGGAAAAAACATGAGGACAAGTACCATTTTTCTAGTCAATTCACTGCTGATCTTATTGCAATGAACAATGCTGATTTCATAATCACCAGCACATACCAAGAGATTGCAGGAAG CAAGAATAATGTTGGACAGTATGAGAGCCACACAGCTTTCACTCTTCCTGGGCTGTATCGAGTTGTTCATGGGATTGATGTTTTTGATCCGAAGTTTAATATCGTCTCCCCAGGAGCAGATATGTGCATATATTTTCCATATTctgaaaaggaaagaagactTACTGCTCTACATGGCTCAATTGAAGAACTCTTATATGGGGCTGAGCAGAATGAGGAGCATAT TGGAATCTTGAGTGACCGATCAAAGCCTATTGTCTTTTCCATGGCAAGACTTGATAGAGTGAAAAACTTAACTGGCCTTGTTGAGTGTTATGGTAAGAGTACCAAGCTAAGAGAACTGGTAAATCTTGTTGTGGTTGGTGGTTACATAGACGCCAAGAACTCTAGGGATAGAGAAGAAGTCGCAGAGATTGACAAGATGCATGATCTCGTTAGGAAATACAACTTGAGTGGCCAGTTTCGGTGGATTGCAGCCCAAATGAACCGTGCCCGTAATGGTGAGCTATACCGCTACATTGCAGACACAAAAGGTGTCTTTGTGCAG CCTGCTTTTTATGAAGCTTTCGGCCTCACCGTTGTGGAAGCCATGACTTGTGGCCTTCCTACTTTTGCAACATGTCATGGTGGTCCTGCTGAGATCATTGAGCATGGTATCTCTGGGTTCCATATTGATCCCTATCATCAAGATCAAGTGGCTGCACTTCTGATTGACTTCTTTGATCAGTGCCAGAAGCATCCTGGCTACTGGGAAAAGATATCTGAAGCGGGCCTCAAACGAATTTATGAAAG GTACACTTGGAAGATATATTCTGAGAGGCTGCTCAATTTAGCTGGGGTTTATGGCTTCTGGAAGCATGTGTCTAAGCTTGAGAGGCGAGAGACAAGGCGATATCTGGATATGTTTTACATTCTCAAGTACCGAAATCTG GTGAAGTCGATCCCACTGGCTGTTGATGAGCAGCATTGA